From the genome of Proteus vulgaris, one region includes:
- a CDS encoding TIGR03745 family integrating conjugative element membrane protein, producing MYQKGLFSLRLFYRFLIRSVSLLLLGSSMAWADLPTVEGPKSSTDKTFYGQISGYLNDGIVLGGLILSAVAMLAVGNAIIATFAEVRDGKATWAKFGMLCVVGVILIVVVIWLASKAATVLL from the coding sequence ATGTATCAAAAGGGATTGTTTTCTCTACGTTTATTCTATCGTTTTCTTATTCGTAGTGTTTCGCTTTTATTATTAGGTAGCTCTATGGCTTGGGCTGATTTGCCTACGGTAGAAGGCCCTAAAAGCAGTACAGATAAAACCTTTTATGGGCAAATTTCGGGCTACCTTAATGATGGTATTGTGCTTGGTGGTTTAATTCTTTCCGCTGTGGCGATGTTAGCGGTTGGTAATGCCATTATTGCCACTTTTGCTGAAGTGCGTGACGGTAAAGCAACGTGGGCAAAGTTTGGCATGCTTTGTGTTGTCGGTGTGATTTTAATTGTTGTCGTGATTTGGTTAGCCTCAAAAGCAGCAACCGTGTTGCTCTAA
- a CDS encoding TIGR03750 family conjugal transfer protein, whose product MPTIEFMPDRLNAEPVVFRGFTTPELGITALLSVLGGLIIAIPIMPFLGWIALPTVSLLMPLITIILGGRLLARFKRGKPENYLYRRIEWFLSLCGVGSSRLICRSQVLSLRRLRSVTFYCKESYESI is encoded by the coding sequence ATGCCAACAATTGAGTTTATGCCTGATAGATTAAATGCCGAGCCTGTTGTTTTTCGCGGTTTTACAACGCCAGAGTTAGGAATAACAGCGCTGTTGAGTGTTTTGGGTGGCTTGATTATTGCTATTCCTATCATGCCTTTTTTAGGTTGGATAGCTTTGCCGACCGTATCTTTATTAATGCCATTAATCACTATTATTTTAGGGGGAAGGTTATTGGCGCGTTTTAAAAGAGGCAAACCTGAAAACTACCTTTATCGCCGTATAGAGTGGTTTTTAAGCTTGTGTGGTGTGGGTTCAAGCAGATTAATTTGTCGTAGCCAAGTGTTATCACTACGGCGTTTACGTTCGGTGACTTTTTATTGTAAGGAGTCATATGAGTCGATTTAA
- a CDS encoding TIGR03747 family integrating conjugative element membrane protein: MSQINTSSTLSPTSPKKRGFFTTLLWDIPWQIIGVLLASLLFSLILEYIGIFFFWAEEGAQHSYQIMLIERTYFAESFTQSIFLSSPVITVIYWITDFSQWMQDSLLKIPLSSIRTGNGVTDGINVEVIKAIQAGEQYLLATFFVLQIVMMRVTILVLSIPLFILVIIVSVVDGLVRRDLRRYGAAYESSFLYHHAKRIIKPAIYIPCVLYLSLPFAVYPNILLLPSILLIGMAISVTVGSFKKYL; this comes from the coding sequence ATGTCGCAGATAAATACATCATCTACATTATCGCCAACATCACCAAAAAAACGTGGTTTTTTTACCACATTATTGTGGGATATACCTTGGCAGATTATTGGTGTTTTGTTGGCTTCACTTTTGTTTAGTTTGATATTGGAATATATCGGTATTTTCTTCTTTTGGGCGGAAGAGGGAGCACAACATAGTTACCAAATCATGCTGATTGAACGAACTTATTTTGCTGAGAGTTTTACACAAAGTATATTTTTATCCTCACCAGTAATAACAGTAATTTATTGGATCACTGATTTTTCGCAATGGATGCAGGATAGTTTGCTGAAAATACCATTATCTTCCATAAGAACGGGTAATGGTGTTACTGATGGGATTAATGTAGAAGTAATAAAAGCGATTCAAGCAGGAGAACAATATCTACTCGCGACATTCTTTGTTTTACAAATCGTGATGATGCGAGTCACGATCCTCGTGCTATCAATTCCATTGTTTATTTTGGTGATAATAGTCAGCGTTGTTGATGGTTTGGTCAGACGTGATTTACGTCGATATGGTGCAGCTTATGAATCGAGTTTTCTTTATCATCATGCAAAACGAATAATCAAGCCTGCAATTTATATTCCCTGTGTATTATATTTATCACTGCCATTTGCAGTTTATCCGAATATCTTGTTGTTACCTTCTATCTTGTTGATAGGGATGGCTATTTCTGTGACTGTGGGGAGCTTTAAGAAGTATTTATAA
- a CDS encoding phosphoribosyltransferase family protein, whose translation MGLIIKELCVIVDHDCPEWLITQPEGNPTIDYTSGLKIYAIFKRQFLSGKRRRNRKQRQLGDNCPLIYALKKKDDLYTNISSIKKLNDSFKVICNKFMELEPKGYQLIISMPSAHNISHIIAKRLAKKFNAIHLTDILRKITVDNAFQLLDRADVNIEETKSLSFKIKLQAKEVGLKGGFSLKSISTEFRNIFPPFVLSTQSSSNTEKIRILLVDDLMATGTTLTTARDIIAQQYPNAIIHAICLFSSIRRQNKKT comes from the coding sequence ATGGGATTAATAATTAAAGAGCTATGTGTTATTGTCGATCATGATTGCCCTGAATGGCTAATAACCCAGCCTGAAGGGAATCCAACTATTGATTATACCAGTGGCTTAAAAATTTATGCTATTTTTAAAAGACAATTCCTTTCAGGTAAAAGAAGACGTAATAGAAAACAACGTCAACTGGGAGATAACTGTCCTTTGATTTATGCTTTGAAAAAAAAGGATGATTTATATACAAACATTTCTAGCATAAAAAAACTCAATGATAGCTTCAAAGTTATTTGCAATAAATTTATGGAATTAGAACCTAAAGGCTATCAATTAATAATATCAATGCCTTCAGCCCATAATATTAGCCATATTATCGCAAAACGTTTAGCAAAAAAATTTAATGCCATACATTTAACTGATATTTTAAGAAAAATAACAGTCGATAATGCTTTTCAACTTCTCGATAGAGCGGATGTTAATATAGAGGAGACTAAAAGTCTTAGTTTCAAAATTAAATTACAAGCAAAAGAAGTTGGACTTAAAGGAGGATTTTCACTAAAAAGTATCTCTACTGAATTTAGGAATATATTCCCACCATTTGTTTTAAGTACACAATCATCATCCAATACTGAAAAAATAAGAATATTACTTGTCGATGATCTGATGGCTACAGGAACAACATTAACTACAGCTAGAGATATCATTGCACAACAGTATCCAAACGCTATTATACATGCTATTTGCCTATTCAGTTCAATAAGACGACAAAACAAAAAAACTTGA
- a CDS encoding PFL_4703 family integrating conjugative element protein: MSRFKNALNARDHHVLTLRVICGALCFIVALALFGWLTSPRHLTIHNPPDLRSGSSRAWWEIPPPTVYAFSFYIFQQLNSWKKNGDVDYPYRINSLSAYLTPNCELLLQQDAKQRKDLGESRDRVRGVSEIPERGYKEESVTIVDRDNWRVRLDLVTDEYVNAEPVKRSLVRYPLKVVRWDKNPEINPFGLALDCFFDIPQRLEVVPTIKDEKKGVLH; the protein is encoded by the coding sequence ATGAGTCGATTTAAGAATGCACTCAATGCGCGTGATCATCATGTTCTAACATTAAGAGTAATATGTGGCGCTCTCTGTTTTATTGTCGCACTCGCCTTATTTGGCTGGCTCACATCACCTCGGCATTTAACTATTCATAATCCGCCTGATTTACGTTCAGGGAGCTCTCGAGCTTGGTGGGAAATCCCTCCGCCAACCGTCTATGCTTTTAGCTTTTATATCTTCCAACAACTCAATAGTTGGAAGAAAAATGGCGATGTGGATTATCCCTATCGGATCAATTCATTATCGGCATATTTAACGCCAAATTGTGAACTGCTATTACAGCAAGATGCGAAACAACGTAAAGATCTGGGGGAATCTCGTGATCGCGTTCGTGGCGTATCTGAAATCCCAGAACGAGGCTATAAGGAAGAGAGTGTCACGATTGTTGATCGCGATAATTGGCGTGTTCGACTTGATTTAGTCACTGATGAGTATGTAAATGCAGAACCGGTTAAACGCTCATTAGTTCGCTATCCCTTAAAGGTCGTTCGTTGGGATAAGAACCCTGAAATCAATCCCTTTGGTCTAGCATTAGACTGCTTTTTCGATATTCCTCAACGTTTAGAAGTTGTTCCCACCATCAAGGATGAAAAGAAAGGAGTGCTTCATTAA
- a CDS encoding TIGR03752 family integrating conjugative element protein: protein MQISSNILLKIIVPVVLLVVIVISVKSCDHTQSAQETIHNSSITDLTQEELRILGIEGDTAQDTLRTLLGRIKAIQINQEKLERQSKVLLTENTQLKNRSDNVESRIHEAVTKAQEEGNLAQQTLYHEQQRLADLLDILINEQQNIKAKETELPVGLALEQTDQQTTLWIDPLEGIAYENNAKPINGTSTFQYPTAFRQLEDNEISRQKAKLDLTAKNQQHIPATEHPVYTLPENTTLMGSQAMTALLGRVPIDGKVTDPYPFKILIGKENLTANGIELPDVEGAVVSGTATGDWVLSCVRGDIYSITFVFKDGSIRTVPKSATSTDGRHDKSQGGSIGWLSDEQGVPCLSGSRKSNASTYLPTLFALSASSAASSMMAESQTTKATDGLSVMNSLTGNAGKAVLGKALSGGTNEIAEWVKARYGQMFDAIYVPPGARVAVHITRAIPIDYEAQGRKVKYDFDISQQNELD from the coding sequence ATGCAAATAAGCTCAAATATCTTGTTGAAGATAATTGTTCCTGTCGTGTTATTGGTCGTGATAGTGATAAGTGTAAAGTCTTGCGATCACACTCAATCAGCACAAGAGACAATTCACAATTCCTCTATAACAGATTTAACACAAGAAGAATTACGCATTCTGGGTATTGAAGGTGATACAGCGCAAGACACTTTACGTACCTTGCTAGGGCGAATTAAAGCCATACAAATCAATCAGGAGAAATTAGAGAGACAAAGTAAGGTGTTACTGACTGAAAATACACAGTTAAAAAACAGAAGTGATAATGTAGAAAGTCGAATTCATGAGGCAGTGACGAAAGCACAAGAGGAAGGTAATTTAGCCCAGCAAACGCTTTATCATGAACAGCAACGATTGGCTGATTTATTGGATATTTTAATTAATGAACAACAAAACATTAAGGCAAAGGAGACTGAATTACCCGTTGGTTTAGCGCTTGAGCAAACTGATCAACAAACAACACTCTGGATTGATCCCTTAGAGGGGATAGCTTATGAAAATAATGCAAAGCCGATAAATGGCACAAGTACATTTCAGTATCCTACAGCGTTTCGTCAATTAGAAGATAATGAGATCAGCCGACAAAAAGCAAAGCTTGATCTTACTGCGAAAAACCAACAACACATTCCAGCTACAGAACATCCTGTTTATACCTTACCTGAAAATACCACGCTGATGGGAAGCCAAGCGATGACGGCATTACTCGGTCGAGTGCCGATAGACGGTAAAGTTACCGATCCCTACCCGTTTAAAATCCTTATTGGTAAAGAAAATCTCACTGCAAATGGTATTGAATTACCTGATGTTGAAGGTGCTGTGGTTTCAGGCACTGCAACAGGCGATTGGGTATTATCTTGCGTTCGTGGTGATATTTATTCCATTACCTTTGTGTTTAAAGATGGCTCAATTCGTACTGTGCCTAAATCGGCAACATCAACAGATGGACGCCATGATAAATCGCAAGGGGGAAGTATCGGTTGGCTCTCTGATGAACAGGGCGTACCTTGCCTCTCAGGTTCTCGTAAAAGTAATGCCTCCACTTATTTACCGACTTTATTTGCGCTTTCTGCCAGTAGTGCTGCATCGTCGATGATGGCGGAAAGCCAAACCACAAAAGCAACAGACGGTTTATCGGTGATGAATTCATTAACGGGGAATGCAGGGAAGGCAGTATTAGGTAAAGCGCTATCGGGAGGAACTAACGAAATTGCAGAGTGGGTCAAAGCGCGATATGGCCAAATGTTTGATGCGATTTATGTGCCTCCTGGTGCACGAGTTGCGGTACATATTACTCGTGCCATTCCTATCGATTATGAAGCGCAAGGACGTAAAGTTAAATACGATTTCGATATAAGCCAGCAGAATGAATTGGACTAA
- a CDS encoding TIGR03758 family integrating conjugative element protein produces the protein MSEAQINAFNIASGNVAPTSLHPLFVGILIALLLLWSGWGLLHVYQGYASERITEQGLIRFVIRTVLLIVISLFLFAQ, from the coding sequence ATGAGTGAAGCACAAATTAATGCATTCAATATTGCGAGTGGCAATGTTGCGCCGACATCTCTACATCCTTTATTTGTTGGGATTTTGATTGCATTACTCTTGTTATGGTCTGGATGGGGATTACTGCATGTTTATCAAGGATATGCTTCGGAACGTATTACAGAGCAAGGGCTGATCCGCTTTGTTATTCGTACTGTATTGCTGATTGTTATCAGCCTTTTTTTATTTGCCCAATAG
- a CDS encoding RAQPRD family integrative conjugative element protein: MRIVQMRTWCLLGILITPLAYASESDELVLAIKQLDYLDARLASAHVDVLKREQPTRFYLDYQQIKQDIEAIRQGLKHYLNPSRAQPNALIPFSAQYQQEHHP, from the coding sequence ATGCGAATTGTTCAAATGCGAACGTGGTGTTTATTGGGAATATTAATAACACCATTAGCTTATGCCTCTGAATCAGATGAACTTGTTTTAGCTATAAAACAACTCGATTACCTTGATGCGAGATTAGCCTCCGCTCATGTAGATGTTCTTAAGCGAGAACAACCCACGCGTTTCTACTTGGATTACCAACAAATCAAACAGGATATTGAGGCAATACGCCAAGGGCTTAAACACTATCTCAATCCTTCGCGTGCCCAGCCAAACGCTTTAATTCCTTTCTCAGCACAATATCAGCAAGAGCATCATCCATGA
- a CDS encoding conjugative transfer ATPase: MKKSGKLTQQAVKSLYPNYASFIDFLPWVEYLPNSQCLLLDDGVSVGAVFDVIPMGTEGRTEARLEEIRDIVEDAFQDSFEERDSHPWVIQFFCQDEVDTSGYLDKLRHYIKPWAQDSAFTTAYLQVIERHMRGLAVPQGLFVDKAVTGAPWRGQQRRTRMVIYRYVNPNSIGPFSPEEQLNQVCERLSSALLGAGITTVRQNGEHIHAWLLRWFNPEPDWVDKETLYRTATHVDTVNSELPILNDFSETLMFTPPKADVENGVWWFDNRPHKAINIDRLRRAPTVGHLTGETRKGDNINALMDLLPQGTVISMTLVVQPQDELEERFNHLAKNAIGENSASARMRADAQTAKSYLGERHKLYRASMTFYLSGSTLKELNSHQRHLTAVLLNAGLQPIKPDYDIAPLNAYLRALPMCFDPELDKKHWYTRLTFVQHIANMLPVFGRDTGTGHAGLTFFNRGGAPLTFDPLNSVDRSKNAHLVLFGPTGSGKSATLNSLFTQLMAVHRPRLFIAEAGNSFGLFADYCAELGLSVNKLSIKPGCGISLAPFADAYKLIESTTKPINEDELSEVIDADETDEIDERDILGELEIVARLMITGGEAKEEAKLERADRGMMREAILVSANNAWNEGRQMITADLQNTFYAFAKDKDRPDIRRARAQNMGESLSVFMQGFLGELFNQEGQHWSEADVTLIDLGTLAREGYEAPLAVAYTSLVNTINNIAERDQFLEREIVFATDEAHMITTNPLLAPYVVKVVKMWRKLGAWLWLATQNLEDFPSTSKKMLNMIEWWLCLVIPPEEVEEIARFKKLTQEQKAMLLSATKTPRCYTEGVVLASRIEALFRAVPPSLYLALGMTEKEEKAERKELMVEHGISELEAAKRIAVRLDEVRGIVDSGYY, translated from the coding sequence ATGAAAAAGAGTGGTAAATTAACACAACAAGCCGTGAAGTCACTTTACCCTAATTATGCCTCATTTATTGATTTTCTCCCTTGGGTTGAATATTTACCCAATAGCCAATGTTTATTGTTGGATGATGGAGTCTCTGTAGGGGCGGTTTTTGATGTTATTCCTATGGGCACAGAAGGCAGAACTGAAGCAAGATTAGAAGAAATTCGCGATATTGTGGAAGATGCTTTTCAAGACAGTTTTGAAGAGCGCGATAGTCATCCTTGGGTGATCCAATTTTTTTGCCAAGATGAAGTCGATACATCAGGATATCTCGATAAATTACGTCATTACATTAAACCGTGGGCACAAGATTCTGCTTTTACAACGGCATATTTACAGGTCATTGAACGGCATATGCGCGGGCTTGCAGTACCTCAAGGCTTGTTTGTTGATAAGGCGGTAACAGGAGCACCGTGGCGAGGTCAGCAACGACGCACTCGTATGGTGATTTATCGTTATGTTAACCCGAATTCAATAGGGCCTTTCTCACCTGAAGAACAACTCAATCAAGTCTGTGAGCGTTTATCTTCCGCGCTGTTAGGTGCAGGGATCACTACGGTCAGGCAAAATGGTGAACATATTCATGCATGGTTGTTACGTTGGTTTAATCCTGAGCCTGATTGGGTTGATAAAGAGACGCTCTATCGCACAGCAACACATGTTGACACTGTCAACAGTGAACTTCCCATACTCAATGATTTTAGCGAAACATTGATGTTTACACCGCCTAAAGCAGATGTAGAAAATGGCGTTTGGTGGTTTGATAATCGCCCTCATAAAGCCATTAATATTGATAGGCTTCGTCGAGCGCCTACCGTAGGGCATTTAACAGGCGAAACGCGCAAAGGGGATAATATCAATGCGTTGATGGATTTGTTACCACAAGGCACCGTGATATCAATGACATTAGTGGTACAACCGCAGGATGAACTGGAAGAGCGTTTTAACCATCTTGCGAAAAATGCAATAGGCGAAAACAGTGCATCAGCCCGAATGCGCGCTGATGCTCAAACAGCAAAAAGTTATCTTGGTGAACGTCATAAACTTTACCGTGCGAGTATGACGTTTTATTTATCAGGTTCGACACTAAAAGAGCTCAACAGTCATCAACGCCATTTAACTGCCGTATTGCTAAATGCAGGGCTACAACCGATAAAACCTGACTATGATATTGCGCCATTAAACGCCTATCTTCGTGCTTTACCTATGTGCTTTGATCCTGAATTAGATAAAAAGCATTGGTATACCCGACTGACTTTTGTGCAACATATCGCCAATATGTTACCTGTTTTTGGTCGTGACACAGGAACTGGTCATGCAGGACTTACCTTTTTTAATCGTGGTGGTGCACCGCTGACTTTTGATCCTTTAAATAGTGTTGATCGTTCTAAAAATGCTCATTTGGTACTCTTCGGTCCTACGGGTTCAGGCAAGTCCGCAACACTCAATAGTCTATTTACTCAACTTATGGCGGTTCATAGACCTCGCTTATTTATTGCAGAAGCAGGAAATTCATTTGGGTTATTTGCTGATTATTGTGCTGAGTTGGGTTTGAGTGTGAATAAACTTAGCATTAAACCGGGTTGTGGGATTTCATTAGCGCCTTTTGCTGACGCTTATAAGCTTATTGAATCCACGACTAAGCCTATTAATGAAGATGAGCTGAGTGAGGTTATTGATGCAGATGAAACCGACGAAATAGATGAGCGAGATATTTTAGGCGAACTCGAAATTGTTGCTCGATTAATGATAACCGGTGGTGAAGCCAAAGAAGAAGCAAAGCTAGAACGTGCAGATAGAGGCATGATGCGAGAAGCCATTTTAGTGAGTGCCAACAATGCATGGAATGAAGGTAGGCAGATGATTACCGCCGATTTGCAAAATACATTTTATGCCTTTGCGAAAGATAAAGATCGCCCTGATATTCGACGAGCAAGAGCCCAAAATATGGGCGAATCGCTCAGTGTATTTATGCAAGGTTTTTTGGGGGAGTTATTTAACCAAGAAGGACAACATTGGTCAGAAGCTGACGTAACATTAATTGACCTTGGTACATTAGCCAGAGAAGGCTATGAAGCCCCTTTAGCCGTTGCTTATACCTCATTAGTCAACACCATTAATAATATTGCAGAACGTGATCAGTTTTTAGAACGAGAAATTGTCTTTGCTACGGATGAAGCCCATATGATCACCACTAACCCATTACTTGCTCCTTACGTGGTTAAAGTCGTTAAGATGTGGCGTAAATTGGGTGCATGGTTATGGCTAGCGACTCAAAATTTAGAGGATTTTCCGTCTACGTCAAAGAAGATGTTGAATATGATTGAGTGGTGGTTGTGTTTAGTGATTCCACCTGAAGAAGTTGAAGAAATCGCCCGATTTAAAAAACTTACACAAGAACAAAAAGCCATGTTGTTATCAGCAACCAAAACCCCCCGTTGTTATACAGAAGGCGTTGTCCTAGCCAGTCGTATTGAAGCGCTATTTCGTGCCGTTCCTCCAAGTCTATACCTTGCATTAGGTATGACTGAGAAAGAGGAAAAAGCAGAGCGAAAAGAACTGATGGTAGAGCATGGCATTAGTGAACTAGAAGCAGCTAAACGGATAGCGGTTAGGCTGGATGAGGTGAGGGGGATTGTTGATAGTGGGTATTATTAA
- a CDS encoding TIGR03751 family conjugal transfer lipoprotein — protein sequence MKGTHLSLIMILLLTGCSTSKEEILPTGNNTMRDIWQSKVGEIKTEKRQERAIQRGLLGSDNPPNHLINKSEIQQAKKHIQHHFPRLPNPDMVIYIYPHFVGSEPTPIPSYSTVFPFYSKVQYALPNERLEAY from the coding sequence ATGAAAGGAACTCATTTATCGTTAATAATGATATTACTATTAACAGGTTGCAGTACTTCTAAAGAGGAGATTTTACCCACAGGTAACAATACCATGCGTGATATTTGGCAAAGCAAAGTGGGTGAAATAAAGACAGAAAAAAGGCAAGAAAGAGCCATTCAGCGAGGCTTACTAGGATCAGATAATCCGCCTAATCATCTTATCAATAAGAGTGAGATCCAACAGGCTAAAAAGCATATCCAGCATCACTTCCCTCGTTTACCTAATCCCGATATGGTGATCTATATTTATCCGCATTTTGTGGGTTCTGAGCCTACGCCTATTCCCAGCTATAGCACGGTTTTTCCTTTTTATAGCAAAGTGCAATATGCCTTACCCAATGAACGATTGGAGGCTTATTGA
- a CDS encoding TIGR03749 family integrating conjugative element protein: MRLKQHVFFLLCFIVLPVQAVELMKWERIPLKVTLHVNEERIVFIERNVRVGFPPELKGKLRIQSAGGAVYLLAKAPFSYTRLVLQDVENGEMILLDINAKQGKKGLEPVKLAYPQEKTLAKQQNTSTNKRPKIPPIPIALTRYASQSLYAPLRTLEPLIGVYSLAMPSPEKLTSLLPSESIEIKPLGAWGLQGYSVVALSLRNQRAQEVLLNPKDLQGDFYSATFQHSWLGAKGTPEDTTVVYLVTKGRLENAFLPELTIKED, encoded by the coding sequence ATGCGCTTGAAACAACATGTATTTTTTCTGCTCTGTTTTATTGTCTTACCCGTTCAAGCTGTTGAATTAATGAAGTGGGAACGCATTCCTCTAAAAGTTACTTTGCATGTAAATGAAGAGCGTATTGTATTTATTGAACGCAATGTGCGAGTCGGTTTTCCACCTGAATTAAAAGGAAAACTGAGAATACAAAGTGCTGGCGGTGCAGTTTATTTACTAGCGAAAGCACCGTTTTCTTATACTCGTTTAGTGCTTCAAGATGTTGAAAATGGTGAGATGATTTTATTAGATATTAATGCCAAACAAGGAAAAAAAGGCTTAGAGCCCGTGAAATTGGCATACCCACAAGAGAAAACGTTAGCAAAACAGCAAAATACGTCCACGAATAAACGCCCAAAAATACCACCGATCCCTATTGCGTTAACCCGTTACGCTTCACAAAGTCTGTATGCACCTCTTCGTACCCTTGAGCCATTGATAGGTGTGTATTCTCTTGCCATGCCATCACCTGAAAAACTGACATCATTACTGCCAAGTGAAAGTATTGAGATAAAACCATTAGGTGCATGGGGATTGCAAGGTTACAGCGTAGTGGCACTCAGTTTACGTAATCAACGAGCGCAAGAGGTATTGCTTAACCCTAAAGATCTACAAGGTGATTTTTATAGCGCAACTTTTCAACATAGTTGGTTAGGTGCAAAGGGAACACCTGAAGATACCACGGTTGTTTACTTGGTGACAAAAGGGCGTTTAGAGAATGCTTTTCTTCCTGAATTAACCATAAAGGAAGATTAA